In a single window of the bacterium genome:
- a CDS encoding DarT ssDNA thymidine ADP-ribosyltransferase family protein — protein sequence MAFKIRHLYYITHIDNLPSILKNGILSHKQVEERQISYTPIYDKEIIENRRNRIIPDGSGRNLWDFANVYFQPRNPMLFRVVCEKSDNDIVVIAIKLDILNRNDIFISSGNAASSATEILPAKEGKKTLYKLTEVLDKKWWTEESGDKRKIMAECLVPDMISPEYIHTIYVANHNIANKIKEFLSSFPISVVPQPNMFFKPSREIEITPLLYVTDGDMFFSRMQTLTISVNCVGVMGKGLASRAKWQFPDVYVQYQYVCRNRPLQLQMGKPYLYKRESSLDYQLADEPSTLKNGNGATWFLLFPTKQHFKEDADIKGIEKGLNWIVDNYKKEAIKSLALPALGCGLGNLKWQDIGPLMCKYLKNLDISVRIYLPAEEKMSEEYLTKKFLIG from the coding sequence ATGGCATTTAAAATTAGACATTTATATTATATTACACACATAGACAATTTACCTTCTATATTGAAGAATGGCATTTTGTCACATAAACAGGTAGAAGAACGCCAAATCAGTTATACACCCATATATGATAAAGAGATTATAGAAAATCGTCGTAATAGAATTATACCTGATGGCAGTGGTAGAAATCTATGGGATTTTGCTAATGTGTATTTTCAACCAAGAAATCCGATGTTATTCAGGGTAGTCTGTGAGAAATCAGATAATGATATTGTAGTTATCGCTATTAAGTTAGATATATTGAATCGTAATGATATTTTTATTTCTTCGGGTAATGCAGCCAGTTCTGCTACAGAAATACTTCCAGCCAAAGAGGGAAAGAAAACACTATATAAATTAACAGAAGTTCTTGATAAAAAATGGTGGACTGAAGAAAGTGGAGATAAAAGGAAAATAATGGCTGAGTGTCTTGTCCCGGATATGATTTCACCAGAATATATTCATACAATTTATGTTGCAAATCATAATATTGCTAATAAAATAAAAGAATTTTTATCATCGTTCCCTATATCTGTTGTTCCCCAACCGAATATGTTTTTCAAACCTTCTCGTGAGATAGAAATTACTCCGTTGTTATATGTAACAGACGGAGATATGTTCTTTTCAAGGATGCAAACACTTACTATAAGTGTAAATTGTGTTGGTGTTATGGGAAAAGGACTTGCTTCTCGTGCAAAATGGCAGTTTCCAGATGTCTATGTTCAATACCAATATGTTTGCAGAAATCGTCCATTACAATTACAAATGGGAAAACCATATCTTTACAAACGAGAGAGTTCTCTTGATTATCAATTGGCAGATGAACCATCTACATTAAAAAATGGGAATGGTGCAACATGGTTTCTTCTATTTCCTACCAAGCAACACTTTAAAGAAGATGCAGATATAAAAGGGATTGAAAAAGGGCTAAATTGGATAGTTGATAATTATAAAAAAGAAGCAATAAAATCTCTGGCTTTACCTGCTCTTGGGTGTGGACTTGGAAATTTAAAGTGGCAAGATATTGGGCCTTTAATGTGTAAATATTTAAAAAATTTAGACATTTCCGTTAGAATATATTTACCAGCAGAAGAGAAAATGTCTGAAGAATATCTTACTAAAAAATTCTTAATAGGATAA